The Thermococcus peptonophilus genomic sequence CTCAGGTATCGGGAGAACTATAGGGCCGCTGACGCTCTCGTTAAGCTCGTTAATAAACTTGACCGCAGTCCCTTCCTTCGAGATGTGCCTAAAGGCCATGAACCTCTGCGGAACCGGAACGCTCATGAAGTCGCTCTGGACTTTGTCGTCCTTGATCTCAACGTTGACATAGGGCATCTCAACGGTTCCATCCTCCTTGATAACAACTAGGTTGCTTCCGTACCAGGTCGGGCTGTGCGTCTTGATAGTCTGTGGGTTTGTCTCTTTGTCAGGGGCACCAGTTGAGGTCAGGGTGAGGAAGTAGTGCTTGTTGCCGTTCTTGTCAATGTAGAGCCAGTACATGTCGTGGTGGATGTGTCCACTCATGGTAAGCGGCACGTTGTACTTGACTATGTCCTCAAGGAAGCGTTTGGAAATCTCCTCCTGTGCTGACCAGCTCCTGCGGAGGTGTACTTTAATCTGATCCCAGTCTGCGTCCGGGTCAAGGCCCTTGAGGACACCACCAAGATAGTTCCAGCCCGGATCAAAGAAGTACGGGTGGTGGTAGAGGATTATCGGTGTGTAGCCTTTGTGTTCATCAAGAACCTTCTCCATCCACTCAATCTGATCCATTGTGGGGTATCCCTGGTCACCACCGGTATCGAGGCCTATTATGATGAACTTGCCGATGGTTACGTAGAAGTACTTCGGACCGAGGAGCTGGGTGTAAACCGTCGGCGGGTCATCGTGGTTGCCCTTGATTCCAACAACGGGCATGTCGCCGGCGGAGGTGTCCTTTGTTATGTCAAACATAATCTTGTATCCAACCATGTCGCCGCTGGTATCAACTTCATCCCCAGTGTTTATCATCAGTGTCGCTCCATTCATCTCCCAGTAGAGGTAGGCGCTGTAGGTAGCGACGACGCTGTGGAGCGGAATCGGATTCGAGCACATCTCCTCAAGCTTGTATATGTCCCTCTGGAAGTAGTCCCCACAGACATAGCCCACTTTGGCACCCGTAGTGACATGGGTGTCGCTCGTCCAGGCGAGCTTAAGCTCCTTCGGCCACTCCTTGAACACCTTCAGGCCGTCGGGAAGAACAAGGGTGCCCTTGTCGGTCTTTATGAGCAGAAAGTATGTGTCAGGGACTATATCCTCCGGGGTCTTGACTTTCACTACAGTCATCCCATCTTCTCCCGGCGATGTTCCCTGGATTTCCAGCTGGTACGGGCCGTGAAGCACTGAGACGGCTTCTATTGAGCTTACTGAGATCCCCTCCTTTACGTAGAGCTCGAAGCTCCCTCCGGGAAGTGCAAAAGCTGGAACAACTGGTGCCGGCTGGTAGAGGTAGTCGCTGTAGGTGTAGGAGTACTCTCCCGCCGAGACATACCCTGCGGCGGCCAAAACGGCAGTCAGGGCAAGTAATATGGGGAGGACTTTCCTCAGCATGGTATCACCAGGTAATAAGAAACCCGCACTGCTTAAAACGTTTCCTCTGGATGCTATTTTCGAACGATTCAATCAAGATGCCTAACGATGTACTCTACCGCGTCAGAGTTTCCACCGAGATGCTTGTAGAGGGCGTAAAGGTCAAGGATTTTGTTCTTAAGCTCCGATGTGGGTTTAACAAGGTATCTTGTGAAAAGAACAGCCATTTCTACAAGAATGCAGTCAGCCCTAGTGAAGGGAACCTGCTGGACATTTCCTGCCAGCTCCTTCTCAGGAAAGAATTCACACTTAAGGACTTCGGTAGTCCCGAGCTCGTCCTTCCATAACTCTCTTCTGCACTGAACTTTTCCCAGCCAGCCAGGAAGGTTAGATATCCACCGATACTGCCCATCGGACTCAAAGGAAAGCTCCACATCGAGGTTAAGAGCGGTCTTCACGAGGAGCTCAGCGTCCCAGGCCATCTGAAGGGCGACCCTGTTGTGTTCCAACAGATCTCTAAAGCTCTTCCCTGGAAAGAGCTTAAAATGAAGCGTCTCTCCTTTCCTCACGACACCGACTGGGGTGACGTTGGATTTTGAGACAAGAAGGAGCTCGTAAACCTGGCCTTCCCTCATCAGCTTCATCATAGGGTTCACCTCAAAAAGAAGAAAAAAGCTCAGAGCTGCTTGGGCAGGACGATTATGTCCTCACGGTTGATGTAGAAGGTAACGGGCTGGGTCGGGCGAAGTCCCTGGACTTCCCTGTCGCTTATTGTCCTAGCTATTATTCTTGTCTCCCCAAAGAGACCGACGACCTCTGTGAAGAAGCCATAGTACTCAACAAGGTCGACGGTACCCTCGATGGAGACCGCGTTCTCAACCGGGTGGAGCTTTATCCTCTCGGGCCTTATGACGAGAACGACGTTATCTCCGTCGCCATCGTAGTGGAGGCCGTCGAGGCGGAAGCTCTCAAACTCGACCGTAACCTTGTTCCCTTCTCTCTTAACGACTTTAGCCGGAATGACATTGGTCTTGCCCATGAAGCTGGCAACGAACTCGCTCTGGGGCCTCTCGTAGATGTCCCTCGGCGTTCCTACCTGCTCTACCGTTCCGACGTTCATGACCGCTATCCTGTCGCTTATTGCCATGGCCTCTTCCTGATCATGCGTAACGTAGATAACGGTGATTCCGAGTTCGCGCTGGATTCTCCTTATCTCGGAGCGCATCTCAAGCCTGAGCTTTGCGTCGAGGTTGCTGAGCGGTTCGTCAAGGAGAAGAACCTTTGGCTCAACTACTAAAGCCCTGGCTATCGCAA encodes the following:
- a CDS encoding CGP-CTERM sorting domain-containing protein translates to MLRKVLPILLALTAVLAAAGYVSAGEYSYTYSDYLYQPAPVVPAFALPGGSFELYVKEGISVSSIEAVSVLHGPYQLEIQGTSPGEDGMTVVKVKTPEDIVPDTYFLLIKTDKGTLVLPDGLKVFKEWPKELKLAWTSDTHVTTGAKVGYVCGDYFQRDIYKLEEMCSNPIPLHSVVATYSAYLYWEMNGATLMINTGDEVDTSGDMVGYKIMFDITKDTSAGDMPVVGIKGNHDDPPTVYTQLLGPKYFYVTIGKFIIIGLDTGGDQGYPTMDQIEWMEKVLDEHKGYTPIILYHHPYFFDPGWNYLGGVLKGLDPDADWDQIKVHLRRSWSAQEEISKRFLEDIVKYNVPLTMSGHIHHDMYWLYIDKNGNKHYFLTLTSTGAPDKETNPQTIKTHSPTWYGSNLVVIKEDGTVEMPYVNVEIKDDKVQSDFMSVPVPQRFMAFRHISKEGTAVKFINELNESVSGPIVLPIPEGAKVDPKATNITYTILGERQIADQYYIMLNVTIPQGVSQLVIDTGADTEKPVVQIAYLQPSHPKPNANFMAYFTAQDNLGIRDLYAVIYDENGNPVKYGKVDKFPGEPSSGKPGDTFYIVQLPGLNEGKYKIEIVAEDFYGNKATATKEITITSTSKAAKTTTAKQTSSEGKSTCGPAALVGLAVVPLLLRRKK
- a CDS encoding DUF447 domain-containing protein, producing the protein MMKLMREGQVYELLLVSKSNVTPVGVVRKGETLHFKLFPGKSFRDLLEHNRVALQMAWDAELLVKTALNLDVELSFESDGQYRWISNLPGWLGKVQCRRELWKDELGTTEVLKCEFFPEKELAGNVQQVPFTRADCILVEMAVLFTRYLVKPTSELKNKILDLYALYKHLGGNSDAVEYIVRHLD
- a CDS encoding ABC transporter ATP-binding protein codes for the protein MVDVRLENVVKEFDGVQAVKGINLHIKHGELFTLLGPSGCGKTTTLRMIAGLDYPTSGKIYFGDQEVTYLPSYERGAVLVFQNYALWPHMTVFDNVAYGLKLKKLPKEEIRKKVEWALELVKLKGFENRYPTQLSGGQQQRVAIARALVVEPKVLLLDEPLSNLDAKLRLEMRSEIRRIQRELGITVIYVTHDQEEAMAISDRIAVMNVGTVEQVGTPRDIYERPQSEFVASFMGKTNVIPAKVVKREGNKVTVEFESFRLDGLHYDGDGDNVVLVIRPERIKLHPVENAVSIEGTVDLVEYYGFFTEVVGLFGETRIIARTISDREVQGLRPTQPVTFYINREDIIVLPKQL